One genomic segment of Vibrio fluvialis includes these proteins:
- a CDS encoding GH1 family beta-glucosidase — protein MNKYQLPKDSALLTQDFVFGVATSSYQIEGGINEGGRSPSIWDTFCKMPGKVDKGDSGDVACDHYHLWKQDIEMIADLGVDAYRLSMAWPRILPQDGVVNPEGLKFYEQIIDECHARGLKVYVTLYHWDLPQYLEDKGGWLNRETAYKFAEYADVVSAHFGNKIDVYSTLNEPFVAAFLGYRWGEHAPGIEGDKEGFLASHHLMLGHGLAMPILRKNAPESQHGVVFNASPCYPLTQQDQSAADYCEAENYHWFVDPVLKGEYPALVKERHAANMPMVLKGDLEIISAPVDYIGINYYSRGVAHYNEHGDIENVKPEGAEYTYIGWEVYPQGLTDLLVRFKERYDNLPPLYITENGAACNDESRDGVVVDTQRVAYFQSHLEAVDQAIRAGVRVDGYFAWSLMDNFEWAFGYEQRFGIVHVDYVTQKRTLKQSAVAYRNMLLERAEENK, from the coding sequence ATAAATAAATATCAACTGCCGAAGGATTCGGCATTACTTACTCAAGATTTTGTTTTCGGTGTCGCGACGTCTTCTTATCAGATCGAAGGCGGTATTAATGAAGGTGGTCGTTCTCCTTCTATTTGGGATACGTTTTGTAAGATGCCAGGTAAAGTAGATAAAGGTGACAGCGGAGATGTTGCTTGTGACCACTATCACTTGTGGAAGCAAGATATCGAAATGATTGCAGATCTAGGTGTGGATGCGTACCGCTTATCAATGGCATGGCCAAGAATCCTGCCTCAAGACGGCGTTGTTAATCCTGAAGGTCTTAAGTTCTATGAGCAGATCATCGATGAGTGTCATGCTCGCGGTTTGAAAGTTTATGTGACGCTTTACCATTGGGACCTTCCTCAATATCTGGAAGACAAAGGTGGTTGGCTGAACCGTGAAACTGCGTACAAATTTGCTGAGTATGCGGACGTAGTCAGTGCGCACTTTGGTAATAAGATCGATGTCTACTCCACTCTAAATGAGCCTTTTGTTGCGGCTTTCCTAGGCTACCGTTGGGGGGAACATGCGCCTGGCATTGAAGGTGATAAAGAAGGTTTCTTAGCTTCTCACCATCTGATGTTAGGTCATGGTCTAGCGATGCCGATACTGCGTAAAAATGCACCAGAATCACAACATGGAGTCGTCTTTAACGCTTCCCCTTGTTATCCATTAACACAGCAAGATCAAAGCGCGGCTGATTACTGTGAAGCAGAAAACTACCACTGGTTTGTCGATCCTGTACTCAAGGGTGAGTATCCGGCTCTGGTGAAAGAACGCCACGCAGCGAACATGCCAATGGTACTAAAAGGTGATCTAGAGATTATCTCCGCACCTGTGGATTATATCGGTATCAACTACTACAGCCGAGGTGTAGCTCATTATAACGAGCATGGTGACATTGAAAACGTGAAACCAGAAGGTGCTGAATACACTTACATTGGCTGGGAAGTATATCCGCAAGGGCTTACAGATCTTCTTGTCCGCTTTAAAGAGCGCTATGACAACTTACCACCGCTTTACATCACCGAAAATGGTGCCGCATGTAATGACGAGTCACGTGATGGTGTTGTGGTTGATACTCAACGTGTTGCTTATTTCCAGTCTCACCTAGAAGCTGTTGATCAAGCTATCCGTGCTGGTGTTCGTGTCGATGGTTATTTTGCTTGGAGTCTAATGGACAACTTCGAATGGGCATTTGGTTATGAACAGCGTTTCGGCATCGTCCATGTTGACTATGTAACCCAGAAAAGAACATTGAAGCAGAGCGCTGTTGCGTACCGCAATATGCTTCTAGAGCGCGCCGAGGAGAACAAGTGA
- a CDS encoding carbohydrate ABC transporter permease encodes MVVLALVLIVSAVITVFPFIWSALLSTRDRGEIFGTGISFAIGDSLAINYAKLQQIMPFWQAMFNSIYVAFLGTTISLLFCSMGGYAFAVFKFRGKNILFGMLVGSMMIPPVLSLIPYFMIVKFLGLLDNHISVWLPFTTTPFGIFLMRQHAVASIPKELLEAAKLDGAGEFRTYWSVVLPLMKPALATLAIVQFVFFWNMFMQPLVVLNSPENYVITQALRSVQGIPNTPWGAVMLGTTISILPLVVTYLFASKQMISGLTSGAVKG; translated from the coding sequence ATGGTTGTTTTGGCTCTTGTCCTGATTGTGTCAGCCGTTATCACTGTCTTTCCATTCATTTGGTCAGCTCTGCTTTCGACGCGTGACCGTGGGGAGATCTTCGGTACAGGAATCAGTTTTGCTATTGGTGACAGCCTTGCTATTAACTACGCCAAACTGCAACAGATCATGCCGTTTTGGCAGGCGATGTTCAACTCTATTTACGTTGCGTTCCTAGGAACAACCATTTCGTTGCTGTTCTGTAGTATGGGCGGATATGCCTTTGCGGTATTTAAGTTCCGTGGCAAAAACATTCTGTTTGGCATGTTGGTTGGTTCGATGATGATTCCGCCAGTGTTAAGCCTGATCCCGTATTTCATGATCGTTAAATTCCTAGGCTTGCTGGATAACCATATTTCGGTATGGCTTCCATTTACTACCACTCCATTTGGTATTTTCCTGATGCGTCAGCACGCAGTGGCTTCGATTCCAAAAGAGCTTCTGGAAGCGGCAAAACTGGATGGTGCGGGTGAGTTCAGAACGTATTGGAGCGTGGTATTACCCTTGATGAAACCAGCCCTTGCCACTCTGGCCATCGTTCAGTTCGTCTTCTTCTGGAATATGTTTATGCAACCTTTAGTGGTACTGAACTCACCAGAAAACTACGTGATTACGCAAGCACTACGAAGTGTACAAGGTATTCCTAATACTCCTTGGGGAGCAGTAATGTTGGGCACTACTATCTCGATTCTTCCTCTGGTTGTGACTTATCTCTTTGCATCTAAACAGATGATTAGTGGCTTAACGTCCGGTGCAGTAAAAGGTTAA
- a CDS encoding carbohydrate ABC transporter permease, with product MNQSTGNSAKTSGGESLFSRLNLKALTPYSFLLPFLVIFSVFGIFPLLFSVFLSFHSWNPVEGLAAMEYVGVENYQIALTDPWLWRSLQNTFWLAITSGLAQHLIAIPVAYILVSMGDKIRHWLTSAYFLPYITSTVAASLIFFNMYSPNSGIINQTLMALADSSLFGWAFAWVNDFQPIRWLDDATLIKPSIAIMVFWKYTGFNIVLYTTGLMTIPKDILEAARMDGANALRRFWNISLPMIRPFVFFAVTMTIIGNLQLFEEPFVLTRGGGGTGQAGLTISMYLYKVGWEWLEMGTASAISWLLFALIAACTMVQFFFFGKKGLGEQ from the coding sequence ATGAATCAATCTACAGGTAACTCAGCGAAAACATCAGGCGGCGAAAGCCTTTTTTCTCGCCTGAATTTGAAAGCGCTTACACCGTATTCGTTTCTGTTGCCGTTTTTAGTTATTTTTTCTGTATTTGGAATTTTTCCGTTACTTTTTTCTGTTTTCTTGTCATTTCACTCGTGGAACCCTGTGGAAGGGTTAGCGGCGATGGAATATGTGGGCGTTGAAAACTACCAAATTGCTCTCACAGACCCATGGCTATGGCGTTCTCTGCAAAATACCTTTTGGTTAGCGATTACATCTGGCCTAGCTCAGCACTTAATTGCCATTCCGGTTGCGTACATTCTTGTTTCGATGGGGGATAAAATCCGTCATTGGTTAACATCAGCGTATTTTCTTCCGTACATCACTTCTACGGTTGCTGCATCACTGATCTTCTTCAACATGTATTCACCAAACTCAGGCATCATCAACCAGACTTTGATGGCGCTGGCAGACAGTTCACTGTTTGGTTGGGCATTTGCGTGGGTGAATGATTTCCAGCCAATTCGCTGGTTGGATGATGCAACTTTGATTAAGCCATCTATCGCTATCATGGTGTTCTGGAAGTACACAGGTTTCAACATCGTACTGTACACCACAGGCTTAATGACGATTCCAAAAGATATTCTTGAAGCTGCCCGTATGGACGGTGCTAACGCACTACGTCGCTTCTGGAACATTTCACTACCTATGATTCGCCCGTTTGTTTTCTTCGCTGTCACTATGACCATCATTGGTAACTTACAGTTGTTTGAAGAACCGTTCGTGTTGACGCGCGGCGGCGGCGGTACTGGTCAGGCTGGTCTTACTATCTCTATGTATTTGTACAAAGTGGGCTGGGAATGGCTTGAAATGGGGACGGCGTCAGCTATCTCTTGGTTGCTGTTTGCGCTGATTGCCGCTTGTACCATGGTTCAATTCTTCTTCTTCGGTAAAAAAGGTTTGGGGGAGCAATAA
- a CDS encoding extracellular solute-binding protein has protein sequence MKFNTLALSSAIALGVATTATAADNQIRFDGFPDFDSSLKVLLPDFEKETGIKVDYLMNNHGDHHTKLTTNLATGSGAGDVIVVDVEKIGPFVASGGLVNLSEKYGADKYAERFAPYAWAQGKGADGSVYGMPVDLGPGVMYYRTDIFKDAGIDLNEAIKDWDSYIAAGEKLKAKNIQLIASASDVAQAIIFTTVPEGEGLYFDKEGNPVVTSERFVHAFEVAKKIRDKGLDGKILAWSNEWYEGFRNGTFATQLSGAWLLGHLNNWIAPGTAGKWGVSHLPDGIYGSWGGSFLSIPTQSTKQDEAWKLIEYMTTRRDVQLKHFETIAAFPANVTTYDDPMFEEEIPFLGGQKARLLFAEVAKNIKPVAPAKGDHVARSIVLENALMEVLDEGKDIKTALQEAERLIKRRTRNM, from the coding sequence ATGAAGTTTAATACCTTAGCACTTTCGAGTGCGATTGCACTGGGAGTTGCGACAACGGCAACCGCAGCTGATAACCAGATCCGTTTTGATGGTTTCCCTGATTTTGATAGCAGCTTGAAAGTACTGCTACCTGACTTTGAGAAAGAAACGGGCATTAAGGTTGATTATCTGATGAACAACCATGGTGACCACCACACTAAGCTAACGACTAACCTTGCAACGGGGTCAGGTGCTGGTGACGTGATCGTTGTGGATGTAGAGAAAATCGGCCCGTTTGTAGCGTCTGGTGGTTTAGTTAACTTGTCTGAAAAATACGGTGCTGATAAATATGCTGAACGCTTCGCTCCGTATGCTTGGGCACAAGGTAAAGGTGCTGATGGCTCAGTTTACGGTATGCCTGTCGACCTTGGCCCAGGTGTAATGTACTACCGTACAGATATCTTTAAAGATGCAGGGATCGACTTGAATGAAGCGATCAAAGACTGGGATTCATATATTGCGGCTGGTGAAAAGCTAAAAGCGAAAAACATTCAATTGATTGCTTCAGCATCTGACGTCGCGCAAGCCATTATTTTTACTACTGTACCTGAAGGCGAAGGTCTGTACTTCGATAAAGAAGGTAACCCAGTGGTCACTTCTGAGCGTTTTGTGCACGCGTTTGAAGTTGCGAAGAAAATTCGTGACAAAGGCTTAGATGGCAAAATTCTGGCTTGGTCAAACGAGTGGTATGAAGGCTTCCGTAACGGTACGTTCGCAACTCAGCTATCTGGTGCTTGGCTACTTGGCCACTTAAACAACTGGATTGCTCCGGGAACTGCAGGCAAATGGGGTGTATCTCACCTACCTGATGGTATCTACGGCAGTTGGGGTGGCTCTTTCCTTTCTATCCCTACCCAATCAACTAAACAAGATGAAGCGTGGAAGCTAATTGAATACATGACAACTCGTCGTGATGTACAGCTTAAACACTTTGAAACTATCGCAGCTTTCCCTGCCAACGTAACCACTTACGATGACCCTATGTTCGAAGAAGAAATACCATTCTTAGGTGGTCAGAAAGCGCGTTTGTTGTTTGCTGAAGTGGCGAAGAATATCAAGCCTGTTGCGCCAGCGAAAGGTGACCACGTGGCGCGTTCTATCGTTCTAGAAAATGCACTGATGGAAGTGTTAGACGAAGGCAAAGATATCAAGACTGCGCTTCAAGAAGCTGAGCGCTTGATTAAACGTCGTACACGAAATATGTAA
- a CDS encoding LacI family DNA-binding transcriptional regulator, protein MATIKHVSEHAGVSQATVSRVINGTSRVSHDKKLKVEKAIKELGYRPNSIAQALASSRTGSVGIVVPELNGFYSGMLHCLEENLRRFGYHAIVTAGSNKEHGQRESVEFLLGRRVDALILHVHHLSDDYLISLEEQGIPVVLVNRFVPEMSRSCIDIDNELGGKLATQYLLQKGHTKIACITGPLDKSDARGRLQGYRRALEDAGLEYNEALVSEAGFTEETGVIATKKLLKRDCRFTAIFASNDHMAFGAFEVLREAGYSIPGDISLVGFDDNIFARYLTPSLSTINFPIEQMSIEAVQLTLQKLNKNKQDVNFKLNPALVVRDSVKDITRTL, encoded by the coding sequence GTGGCAACAATTAAACACGTCTCTGAGCATGCGGGGGTATCTCAGGCGACAGTATCCAGAGTGATTAATGGTACTAGTCGTGTGAGTCACGATAAAAAGCTAAAAGTCGAAAAAGCGATTAAAGAACTGGGCTACCGTCCTAACTCTATCGCTCAGGCTTTAGCATCGAGTCGTACTGGCAGCGTGGGAATTGTCGTTCCGGAACTAAATGGCTTTTATTCGGGCATGCTTCATTGCTTGGAAGAGAACCTACGTCGCTTTGGTTACCATGCCATCGTGACCGCTGGTTCCAATAAGGAACATGGACAACGCGAGTCTGTGGAGTTTCTGCTAGGGCGCAGAGTCGATGCATTGATTCTCCATGTTCATCATCTGAGTGATGATTACTTAATCTCTTTGGAAGAGCAGGGCATTCCAGTGGTTTTGGTGAACCGCTTTGTTCCAGAGATGTCCCGAAGCTGTATTGATATTGATAACGAGCTGGGGGGAAAACTCGCGACACAATATCTGTTGCAGAAAGGCCATACCAAGATCGCTTGTATTACCGGGCCTTTAGACAAATCTGATGCTCGAGGACGCTTACAAGGTTATCGAAGAGCCTTGGAAGATGCAGGGTTGGAGTATAACGAAGCACTGGTGTCTGAAGCAGGCTTTACGGAAGAAACAGGTGTTATCGCAACGAAGAAATTGCTGAAAAGGGACTGTCGGTTCACTGCGATTTTTGCGTCAAATGATCACATGGCGTTTGGAGCATTTGAGGTGTTACGGGAAGCCGGTTATTCCATTCCTGGTGATATTTCACTTGTGGGCTTTGACGATAACATTTTTGCTCGTTATCTCACTCCCTCTTTAAGCACGATTAATTTTCCAATTGAGCAGATGAGCATTGAGGCTGTGCAGCTCACTCTGCAAAAGCTTAACAAGAATAAGCAAGATGTGAATTTCAAACTCAACCCTGCGTTAGTAGTGCGAGATTCAGTCAAGGATATAACGAGAACCCTATAA
- a CDS encoding methyl-accepting chemotaxis protein, which produces MESITQDATPLMLRSAQLTIDFLNINRSLTPYLSAQYLDELPPFVESIQANIETYNTQLRWFVAQTQQRPDLYDYVEPITVQGEQVLIVLNAVIDAHASYLDQLDQSYVLQSQFQSLITQLGNALQLARSSADSEETLKALDGLTNQVGLLNNEANEVFKLQDMTELRSVARRLTNRQRYLEESEQLLFKKHSGLYSSLETPLSILKQLTFQPTGAVKMHVDVVEQAEDLAELRSELEQKIDAQLANVDNLSRYANQIANQLYDEARQASSETRSLFIAISLASIFVTACLVLSFTNMVRKATGLLLNALNRIAAKDLTQEVEYSVNNEFGQVAEKVNLVVRHLSLIIERIRQSSSQLNSTSLTNQGISTELNDAIYEQTSQTVSVASAMEEIECSVTDIAQSTEHTLSLVTEAVKHSSKAQTDMTENVVMLERLSQELNQVTTTNQALEQESISIGSILDTISGISEQTNLLALNAAIEAARAGEYGRGFSVVADEVRILAAQTTHSAKEIQNKIERLQRQTEMAGKQISNCLAGMTQSMQQAKQVNGRFVKLHELLNQVSYRSQQIASATIVHQSVASEVTKNVSHIHSLSEQNLQRSTQVADHGEKLERLAEIQFELTESFVLRPKERNK; this is translated from the coding sequence ATGGAATCTATCACTCAAGATGCAACGCCGCTGATGCTTCGCTCAGCGCAGCTTACCATTGATTTTCTTAACATTAACCGCAGTTTGACTCCGTATTTATCGGCGCAATATCTGGATGAACTGCCGCCCTTTGTTGAGTCAATTCAAGCCAATATCGAGACTTATAATACTCAGCTTCGTTGGTTTGTTGCTCAAACACAGCAACGCCCAGACTTGTACGATTACGTAGAGCCAATCACAGTGCAGGGTGAGCAGGTATTAATTGTTTTGAATGCTGTTATTGACGCACATGCCAGTTACTTAGATCAGTTAGACCAGAGCTATGTGTTACAGTCTCAGTTCCAATCACTCATTACTCAGTTGGGAAATGCGCTACAACTCGCACGCAGCAGCGCAGATTCGGAAGAGACGCTAAAAGCTTTGGATGGACTCACCAACCAAGTTGGTTTGTTAAACAACGAAGCTAATGAAGTGTTCAAGTTGCAAGATATGACGGAACTCCGCTCCGTTGCGCGTCGCCTGACCAATCGCCAGCGATACCTTGAAGAGAGCGAACAACTACTGTTCAAAAAACACTCTGGGCTTTACTCTTCGCTTGAAACACCACTATCCATACTTAAACAACTCACTTTCCAACCAACAGGCGCTGTCAAGATGCATGTTGATGTAGTTGAACAAGCTGAGGATCTCGCAGAATTACGCTCTGAGTTAGAGCAAAAAATTGATGCTCAGTTGGCGAACGTCGATAACCTTTCCCGTTATGCAAACCAAATCGCCAACCAACTTTATGATGAAGCAAGACAAGCATCGAGCGAGACTCGTTCGCTGTTTATTGCTATCTCACTGGCATCCATTTTTGTTACCGCATGTCTGGTGCTGAGTTTTACCAATATGGTGCGTAAAGCGACCGGACTTTTGCTGAATGCTTTAAATCGAATTGCAGCTAAAGATTTGACTCAGGAAGTGGAGTATTCGGTAAATAATGAATTTGGACAAGTGGCGGAAAAGGTCAACCTCGTTGTTCGTCATCTATCGCTGATTATTGAACGCATACGTCAGTCAAGTTCACAGCTCAACAGCACGTCATTAACTAATCAAGGTATCAGTACTGAGCTCAATGACGCTATTTACGAGCAAACTTCGCAAACTGTATCAGTGGCTTCCGCGATGGAAGAAATTGAATGTTCAGTGACGGATATTGCACAGTCGACTGAGCACACACTTAGCTTAGTGACTGAAGCGGTTAAGCACTCTAGTAAGGCGCAAACGGATATGACTGAGAATGTGGTTATGTTGGAGCGACTTTCTCAAGAATTAAATCAAGTCACGACAACGAATCAAGCTCTGGAACAAGAGAGTATCAGCATTGGATCTATTTTGGATACCATTTCTGGTATCTCTGAACAGACCAACTTACTCGCGTTGAATGCTGCGATAGAAGCGGCTCGCGCAGGTGAATATGGGCGAGGATTTTCAGTGGTTGCGGATGAGGTCAGGATTCTTGCGGCTCAAACTACCCATAGCGCGAAGGAAATTCAAAATAAAATTGAGCGCTTGCAGCGACAAACGGAGATGGCTGGCAAGCAGATTTCCAATTGCCTTGCTGGCATGACCCAAAGCATGCAGCAAGCCAAGCAGGTTAATGGGCGCTTTGTGAAGCTGCATGAACTGCTTAATCAAGTATCTTATCGCAGTCAACAAATCGCTTCTGCAACAATTGTTCACCAATCCGTTGCCAGCGAAGTGACGAAAAATGTCAGTCATATTCATTCGTTATCCGAGCAGAATTTACAGCGTTCAACCCAAGTGGCAGATCATGGTGAAAAACTCGAACGATTGGCTGAAATTCAATTTGAATTGACGGAAAGTTTTGTTTTGCGACCGAAAGAAAGAAATAAATAA
- a CDS encoding carbohydrate porin yields the protein MKNFKVLPITFAVASILSSASVFAADTDISALEKRIQELEAKVVEIDYVNDQQQAVLTPDTKVPQGIIFSGYARYGAHYSDSDSRYVVVGSTGKSLGRLGNESNGGEFQLGKIFQADNGAKWDVVVMFDEWAHRDWGSDGGVSLKKAYAGVTNVFESQPELYMWAGRDFHGRLQQGLNDYFLLTHDGQGAGFNNLNLGGIKLDMGFVGKVDSDGGSLNNDTGVYAITSKLHGINAGFGTLDLYANYGFASDQAGAEKSKETAWQVGAVLSLGSSNKLVMKYADGADDSTFDLAGDKQVVYASLEGNAKASDQFIIDYLVSYKNIAGTDADEKNEYAGIIRPQYQWDEVHSTWLEAGYAMEDWDDGKEVNGWKLTLSQNVSLGGLPWSRPMLRFYTTVGDVETTEAGSSTSTTVDTVAVGAMFEAWW from the coding sequence ATGAAGAACTTTAAAGTTTTACCAATAACTTTTGCTGTGGCATCTATTTTATCCTCTGCCTCTGTGTTCGCGGCAGATACCGATATTTCAGCTTTAGAGAAGCGTATTCAAGAGCTGGAAGCTAAGGTTGTTGAAATTGATTATGTAAATGATCAACAACAAGCTGTATTGACGCCAGATACAAAAGTACCTCAAGGAATTATCTTCTCTGGTTATGCTCGCTACGGCGCACATTATTCAGATAGCGACAGCCGTTATGTGGTAGTAGGTAGTACCGGTAAATCACTGGGACGCCTAGGTAACGAATCAAACGGTGGTGAGTTTCAGTTGGGTAAAATATTCCAAGCTGATAATGGTGCTAAATGGGATGTAGTTGTGATGTTCGACGAGTGGGCTCATCGTGACTGGGGTTCTGATGGTGGTGTGAGCTTGAAAAAAGCCTACGCTGGTGTGACTAACGTATTTGAAAGTCAGCCTGAGCTTTACATGTGGGCAGGGCGCGATTTCCACGGTCGTTTACAACAAGGCCTGAATGACTACTTTTTACTAACCCATGACGGTCAAGGTGCAGGCTTCAATAACTTAAACCTTGGTGGTATTAAGTTGGATATGGGGTTTGTAGGAAAAGTCGACTCTGATGGGGGGAGCTTGAACAACGATACTGGTGTCTACGCGATCACGTCAAAACTTCATGGTATTAATGCAGGATTTGGCACTCTAGATCTATATGCCAACTATGGCTTCGCCTCTGACCAAGCTGGCGCTGAAAAATCCAAAGAAACAGCGTGGCAGGTTGGCGCCGTACTATCTCTTGGTAGTTCAAATAAATTGGTTATGAAATACGCTGACGGTGCTGATGATTCTACATTTGATCTAGCGGGCGACAAACAAGTGGTATATGCGAGTTTGGAAGGTAACGCTAAAGCATCGGATCAATTCATCATTGATTACTTAGTGTCATACAAAAATATTGCTGGTACTGACGCCGATGAGAAGAACGAATACGCAGGTATCATTCGTCCTCAGTATCAATGGGATGAAGTGCATTCAACTTGGCTAGAAGCGGGTTATGCGATGGAAGATTGGGATGACGGCAAAGAAGTGAATGGTTGGAAACTAACACTCTCTCAAAACGTTTCACTTGGTGGCCTACCTTGGAGCCGTCCAATGCTACGTTTCTACACCACTGTGGGTGATGTTGAAACGACTGAAGCAGGTTCTTCTACTTCAACAACTGTCGATACCGTTGCAGTAGGTGCAATGTTCGAAGCATGGTGGTAA
- a CDS encoding MATE family efflux transporter — protein sequence MPKNEKFHQRMSIVALTWPILVEILLRTALGTSDVFMLSGYSDKAVSAVGVITQLTFFLIIVSTFVSSGTGILIAQYNGAERTQDATNVGVASIALSVVVGFLLSIAAVLGAVHLISFYGLEPQVELYAQEYLIISGAMTFNVTIGIVFTTILRSYGYSRSPMVVNMVSGLLNVVGNYIALYQPFGLPVYGVEGVAIATVVSQIVGTVTLGFILKYSPISLPMGSLKNVPAGVYKKILKIGGMNAGEVLSYNMAQIAIVYFVVQMGTASLAAFTYAQNIARFSFAFALAIGQATQIQTGYYIGKGWIESILKRVQIYFLVSFVVSISAASSIYLLRDSILPLFTHQPEILYLTGTLMMGSIILEAGRVFNLVFISALKGTGDVRFPVQIGILCMWGVGVCFSYLLGIHWGFGVIGAWLAIALDEWVRGIIMLVRWRSSSWVRFKLL from the coding sequence ATGCCCAAAAATGAAAAATTTCATCAACGTATGTCTATTGTTGCTTTAACGTGGCCAATATTGGTGGAAATTTTGCTGAGGACCGCACTCGGTACCAGTGATGTATTTATGCTTTCTGGTTATTCAGATAAAGCGGTTTCAGCGGTTGGGGTCATCACTCAGCTAACCTTTTTCCTGATCATTGTTTCTACATTTGTCAGCAGCGGCACCGGCATTCTTATTGCTCAATACAATGGAGCGGAGCGAACTCAAGATGCGACTAATGTGGGCGTAGCCAGTATTGCGCTTTCCGTCGTTGTCGGTTTTCTGCTGAGTATTGCCGCGGTGCTGGGTGCTGTGCATCTTATTTCTTTTTATGGTCTCGAACCTCAAGTTGAACTTTATGCCCAAGAATATCTTATCATCAGCGGCGCAATGACTTTTAACGTGACGATCGGTATCGTCTTTACCACCATTCTGCGCAGTTATGGCTATTCTCGCTCACCTATGGTGGTGAACATGGTCAGTGGTTTGCTGAATGTGGTTGGTAACTATATAGCGCTTTATCAACCGTTCGGGTTGCCTGTTTATGGGGTTGAAGGTGTGGCGATAGCGACGGTTGTGAGTCAGATTGTTGGAACGGTGACTCTCGGCTTTATATTGAAATACAGTCCTATTTCATTGCCGATGGGCTCATTAAAGAACGTTCCTGCTGGGGTATACAAAAAAATTCTTAAAATAGGCGGAATGAATGCGGGTGAAGTGTTGTCCTATAACATGGCACAGATTGCAATTGTCTACTTTGTTGTGCAAATGGGAACCGCTTCGCTTGCTGCTTTTACCTATGCGCAAAATATCGCGCGTTTCTCGTTTGCCTTCGCTTTAGCGATAGGTCAAGCAACCCAGATTCAGACGGGTTACTACATAGGCAAAGGCTGGATAGAGAGTATTCTTAAGCGGGTGCAGATCTATTTCTTGGTGAGTTTTGTTGTCTCTATTTCTGCTGCCAGCTCTATTTATTTGCTTAGAGATTCGATATTGCCTCTGTTTACTCATCAACCGGAGATCTTGTATCTCACAGGGACATTAATGATGGGGTCGATCATTCTTGAAGCAGGACGGGTGTTTAACCTTGTTTTTATCTCTGCTTTGAAAGGGACAGGGGATGTTCGTTTCCCAGTACAAATAGGCATACTGTGCATGTGGGGTGTCGGTGTGTGTTTCTCTTACCTTTTAGGCATTCATTGGGGCTTTGGGGTCATTGGTGCTTGGTTGGCGATAGCTTTAGATGAATGGGTGCGTGGCATCATTATGTTGGTGAGATGGCGTTCATCATCTTGGGTCAGGTTCAAACTTCTGTAA
- a CDS encoding helix-turn-helix domain-containing protein, giving the protein METTYHLKHHQRYPHLKFAYLDCHHYHDFGLHSHDYSELFLVISGKGNHLVSSHIYPLNPGDIFVINGDIEHAFQDVDKLRIINLMFEADAPLFETPSLRRLSGYQAMFKVEPVARQTSKYRSQLTLNVEQFSIVEQLIQTIGQEYDRAENGFETMLTSLMQQLAVTLARMYQQQTQDLPQTTMALGRALIFIEQNFTDSNMHSHDIAQAAFISQRQLERLFKQFLNTSPNQYLREMQLKYAHTLLTNDNPMPIQQVAEQSGFSDSNYFSKCFKKKFTLSPRQFIDRKKPKLDL; this is encoded by the coding sequence ATGGAGACCACTTATCATCTAAAACACCATCAGCGGTACCCACACCTGAAGTTTGCTTATCTGGATTGTCATCACTACCATGATTTTGGCTTACACAGTCATGATTACTCTGAACTGTTTTTAGTGATCAGTGGTAAAGGCAACCACTTAGTATCGTCGCACATTTACCCGCTCAATCCCGGAGATATATTCGTAATAAACGGGGATATTGAACATGCTTTTCAGGATGTCGATAAGCTAAGAATCATTAACTTAATGTTTGAAGCCGATGCCCCACTTTTTGAGACACCTTCACTCAGAAGGCTCTCTGGTTATCAAGCGATGTTCAAAGTTGAGCCGGTTGCGCGTCAAACCAGTAAGTACCGCTCACAGCTAACCTTAAACGTCGAACAGTTTTCTATCGTTGAACAGCTCATTCAGACAATCGGGCAAGAATATGACCGAGCTGAGAACGGTTTTGAGACCATGCTGACCAGTTTAATGCAGCAACTGGCGGTTACCCTGGCGCGAATGTACCAACAACAAACGCAAGACCTTCCTCAAACCACCATGGCTTTAGGCAGAGCGCTTATATTTATTGAACAAAATTTTACCGACAGCAATATGCATAGTCACGATATCGCCCAAGCCGCATTTATTAGCCAGCGACAGCTCGAAAGGTTGTTTAAACAGTTTCTCAATACATCGCCGAATCAGTATTTAAGAGAGATGCAGCTCAAGTACGCGCACACCTTACTGACCAATGACAACCCGATGCCGATTCAGCAAGTGGCAGAGCAATCCGGTTTTAGCGACAGTAATTATTTTTCCAAATGCTTTAAGAAAAAATTCACCTTAAGCCCACGCCAATTTATAGACAGGAAAAAGCCTAAACTGGATCTATAG